A DNA window from Cydia pomonella isolate Wapato2018A chromosome 18, ilCydPomo1, whole genome shotgun sequence contains the following coding sequences:
- the LOC133527608 gene encoding ribonuclease kappa-B — protein MGFTICGPKLSLCGLVLSVWGIIQLTLMGVFYYIRAVALLEDLPLEEGTHSSIEHFITEVETGYDQNAYNCWIAALLYVITLVISGHQFWMNNRSSVSM, from the exons ATGGGCTTCACAATTTGCGGCCCTAAACTGTCCCTATGTGGGCTTGTATTGAGTGTGTGGGGGATCATCCAGTTG ACTCTGATGGGCGTTTTCTATTATATCAGAGCAGTAGCCTTGTTGGAGGATCTTCCCCTAGAAGAGGGAACTCATAGTAGCATTGAACATTTCATCACAGAAGTGGAAACTGGATATGATCAG aATGCCTACAACTGCTGGATTGCGGCTCTGCTCTACGTAATCACGCTGGTGATTTCTGGACACCAATTCTGGATGAACAACCGTTCCTCAGTTAGCATGTAA
- the LOC133527591 gene encoding adenomatous polyposis coli protein 2-like isoform X2 → MVDRLVNSEANARRIAMVENCFGSSGQPLAEQGRVLVGEGVLTKMCRKKPKARQFFLFNDILVYGNIVINKKKCNKQHVIPLEEVKLEALKDDGQYRNGWLIRTASKSFAVYAATATEKEEWMAHIEKCIEDLLRKSGKQPPSEHAAVWVPDNEASNCMHCKKTQFTVLNRRHHCRKCGSVVCGPCSSKRYVLRGQSDKPLRVCLQCYDELTRERARPAQPDQPASTPGQYTSRCACACSATTSSPASARAPRSPTSPPARPVSIQAAARVPAVLRRAHPRARAPRAARPARQHARSVYKPLRVCLQCYDELTRERARPAQPDQPASTPGQYTSRCACACSATTSSPASARAPRSPTSPPARPVSIQAAARVPAVLRRAHPRARAPRAARPARQHARSVYKPLRVCLQCYDELTRERARPAQPDQPASTPGQYTSRCACACSATTSSPASARAPRSPTSPPARPVSIQAAARVPAVLRRAHPRARAPRAARPARQHARSVYKPLRVCLQCYDELTRERARPAQPDQPASTPGQYTSRCACACSATTSSPASARAPRSPTSPPARPVSIQAAARVPAVLRRAHPRARAPRAARPARQHARSVYKPLRVCLQCYDELTRERARPAQPDQPASTPGQYTSRCACACSATTSSPASARAPRSPTSPPARPVSIQAAARVPAVLRRAHPRARAPRAARPARQHARSVYKPLRVCLQCYDELTRERARPAQPDQPASTPVKPSSDTAGSGGDSSADDDSDDDDDRADEKHDEGFTSYNGVKNGFGSKVTTV, encoded by the exons atggtGGACCGTTTGG TAAATAGTGAGGCAAATGCAAGAAGAATTGCTATGGTGGAAAACTGCTTCGGCAGTTCGGGACAG CCCTTGGCAGAACAGGGCAGAGTTCTTGTGGGTGAGGGTGTCTTAACCAAAATGTGCAGGAAGAAACCAAAAGCTCGTCAGTTCTTCCTCTTTAATGACATCCTGGTCTACGGAAACATTGTCataaacaaaaagaaatgtAACAAGCAACATGTCATTCCACTAGAAGAAGTGAAGCTGGAGGCTTTAAAGGATGATGGAC AATATCGCAACGGCTGGCTTATCCGCACGGCGTCCAAGTCGTTCGCGGTGTACGCGGCCACGGCCACCGAGAAGGAGGAGTGGATGGCACACATAGAGAAATGCATAGAAGACTTGCTCAGGAAAA GCGGAAAACAGCCACCATCGGAGCACGCCGCAGTATGGGTGCCCGACAACGAGGCGTCCAATTGTATGCACTGCAAGAAGACACAGTTCACTGTCCTCAACAGGAGA CACCATTGCCGCAAATGTGGGTCGGTGGTGTGCGGACCGTGCTCGTCGAAGCGCTACGTGCTGCGCGGGCAGAGCGACAAGCCGCTGCGCGTGTGCCTGCAGTGCTACGACGAGCTCACCCGCGAGCGCGCGCGCCCCGCGCAGCCCGACCAGCCCGCCAGCACGCCCGGTCAGTATACAAGCCGCTGCGCGTGTGCCTGCAGTGCTACGACGAGCTCACCCGCGAGCGCGCGCGCCCCGCGCAGCCCGACCAGCCCGCCAGCACGCCCGGTCAGTATACAAGCCGCTGCGCGTGTGCCTGCAGTGCTACGACGAGCTCACCCGCGAGCGCGCGCGCCCCGCGCAGCCCGACCAGCCCGCCAGCACGCCCGGTCAGTATACAAGCCGCTGCGCGTGTGCCTGCAGTGCTACGACGAGCTCACCCGCGAGCGCGCGCGCCCCGCGCAGCCCGACCAGCCCGCCAGCACGCCCGGTCAGTATACAAGCCGCTGCGCGTGTGCCTGCAGTGCTACGACGAGCTCACCCGCGAGCGCGCGCGCCCCGCGCAGCCCGACCAGCCCGCCAGCACGCCCGGTCAGTATACAAGCCGCTGCGCGTGTGCCTGCAGTGCTACGACGAGCTCACCCGCGAGCGCGCGCGCCCCGCGCAGCCCGACCAGCCCGCCAGCACGCCCGGTCAGTATACAAGCCGCTGCGCGTGTGCCTGCAGTGCTACGACGAGCTCACCCGCGAGCGCGCGCGCCCCGCGCAGCCCGACCAGCCCGCCAGCACGCCCGGTCAGTATACAAGCCGCTGCGCGTGTGCCTGCAGTGCTACGACGAGCTCACCCGCGAGCGCGCGCGCCCCGCGCAGCCCGACCAGCCCGCCAGCACGCCCGGTCAGTATACAAGCCGCTGCGCGTGTGCCTGCAGTGCTACGACGAGCTCACCCGCGAGCGCGCGCGCCCCGCGCAGCCCGACCAGCCCGCCAGCACGCCCGGTCAGTATACAAGCCGCTGCGCGTGTGCCTGCAGTGCTACGACGAGCTCACCCGCGAGCGCGCGCGCCCCGCGCAGCCCGACCAGCCCGCCAGCACGCCCGGTCAGTATACAAGCCGCTGCGCGTGTGCCTGCAGTGCTACGACGAGCTCACCCGCGAGCGCGCGCGCCCCGCGCAGCCCGACCAGCCCGCCAGCACGCCCGGTCAGTATACAAGCCGCTGCGCGTGTGCCTGCAGTGCTACGACGAGCTCACCCGCGAGCGCGCGCGCCCCGCGCAGCCCGACCAGCCCGCCAGCACGCCCGGTCAGTATACAAGCCGCTGCGCGTGTGCCTGCAGTGCTACGACGAGCTCACCCGCGAGCGCGCGCGCCCCGCGCAGCCCGACCAGCCCGCCAGCACGCCCGGTCAGTATACAAGCCGCTGCGCGTGTGCCTGCAGTGCTACGACGAGCTCACCCGCGAGCGCGCGCGCCCCGCGCAGCCCGACCAGCCCGCCAGCACGCCCGGTCAGTATACAAGCCGCTGCGCGTGTGCCTGCAGTGCTACGACGAGCTCACCCGCGAGCGCGCGCGCCCCGCGCAGCCCGACCAGCCCGCCAGCACGCCCGGTCAGTATACAAGCCGCTGCGCGTGTGCCTGCAGTGCTACGACGAGCTCACCCGCGAGCGCGCGCGCCCCGCGCAGCCCGACCAGCCCGCCAGCACGCCCG TGAAACCGTCGTCGGACACCGCCGGCTCGGGCGGCGACTCGTCGGCCGACGACGACagcgacgacgacgacgaccgCGCCGACGAGAAGCATGATGAG GGATTTACAAGTTATAATGGTGTCAAAAATGGATTTGGAAGTAAAGTCACAACAGTATAG
- the LOC133527591 gene encoding adenomatous polyposis coli protein 2-like isoform X1: MVDRLVNSEANARRIAMVENCFGSSGQPLAEQGRVLVGEGVLTKMCRKKPKARQFFLFNDILVYGNIVINKKKCNKQHVIPLEEVKLEALKDDGQYRNGWLIRTASKSFAVYAATATEKEEWMAHIEKCIEDLLRKSGKQPPSEHAAVWVPDNEASNCMHCKKTQFTVLNRRHHCRKCGSVVCGPCSSKRYVLRGQSDKPLRVCLQCYDELTRERARPAQPDQPASTPGQYTSRCACACSATTSSPASARAPRSPTSPPARPVSIQAAARVPAVLRRAHPRARAPRAARPARQHARSVYKPLRVCLQCYDELTRERARPAQPDQPASTPGQYTSRCACACSATTSSPASARAPRSPTSPPARPVSIQAAARVPAVLRRAHPRARAPRAARPARQHARSVYKPLRVCLQCYDELTRERARPAQPDQPASTPGQYTSRCACACSATTSSPASARAPRSPTSPPARPVSIQAAARVPAVLRRAHPRARAPRAARPARQHARSVYKPLRVCLQCYDELTRERARPAQPDQPASTPGQYTSRCACACSATTSSPASARAPRSPTSPPARPVSIQAAARVPAVLRRAHPRARAPRAARPARQHARSVYKPLRVCLQCYDELTRERARPAQPDQPASTPGQYTSRCACACSATTSSPASARAPRSPTSPPARPVSIQAAARVPAVLRRAHPRARAPRAARPARQHARSVYKPLRVCLQCYDELTRERARPAQPDQPASTPVKPSSDTAGSGGDSSADDDSDDDDDRADEKHDEPKFYGDGDKTEETNNHSSKDSAK, translated from the exons atggtGGACCGTTTGG TAAATAGTGAGGCAAATGCAAGAAGAATTGCTATGGTGGAAAACTGCTTCGGCAGTTCGGGACAG CCCTTGGCAGAACAGGGCAGAGTTCTTGTGGGTGAGGGTGTCTTAACCAAAATGTGCAGGAAGAAACCAAAAGCTCGTCAGTTCTTCCTCTTTAATGACATCCTGGTCTACGGAAACATTGTCataaacaaaaagaaatgtAACAAGCAACATGTCATTCCACTAGAAGAAGTGAAGCTGGAGGCTTTAAAGGATGATGGAC AATATCGCAACGGCTGGCTTATCCGCACGGCGTCCAAGTCGTTCGCGGTGTACGCGGCCACGGCCACCGAGAAGGAGGAGTGGATGGCACACATAGAGAAATGCATAGAAGACTTGCTCAGGAAAA GCGGAAAACAGCCACCATCGGAGCACGCCGCAGTATGGGTGCCCGACAACGAGGCGTCCAATTGTATGCACTGCAAGAAGACACAGTTCACTGTCCTCAACAGGAGA CACCATTGCCGCAAATGTGGGTCGGTGGTGTGCGGACCGTGCTCGTCGAAGCGCTACGTGCTGCGCGGGCAGAGCGACAAGCCGCTGCGCGTGTGCCTGCAGTGCTACGACGAGCTCACCCGCGAGCGCGCGCGCCCCGCGCAGCCCGACCAGCCCGCCAGCACGCCCGGTCAGTATACAAGCCGCTGCGCGTGTGCCTGCAGTGCTACGACGAGCTCACCCGCGAGCGCGCGCGCCCCGCGCAGCCCGACCAGCCCGCCAGCACGCCCGGTCAGTATACAAGCCGCTGCGCGTGTGCCTGCAGTGCTACGACGAGCTCACCCGCGAGCGCGCGCGCCCCGCGCAGCCCGACCAGCCCGCCAGCACGCCCGGTCAGTATACAAGCCGCTGCGCGTGTGCCTGCAGTGCTACGACGAGCTCACCCGCGAGCGCGCGCGCCCCGCGCAGCCCGACCAGCCCGCCAGCACGCCCGGTCAGTATACAAGCCGCTGCGCGTGTGCCTGCAGTGCTACGACGAGCTCACCCGCGAGCGCGCGCGCCCCGCGCAGCCCGACCAGCCCGCCAGCACGCCCGGTCAGTATACAAGCCGCTGCGCGTGTGCCTGCAGTGCTACGACGAGCTCACCCGCGAGCGCGCGCGCCCCGCGCAGCCCGACCAGCCCGCCAGCACGCCCGGTCAGTATACAAGCCGCTGCGCGTGTGCCTGCAGTGCTACGACGAGCTCACCCGCGAGCGCGCGCGCCCCGCGCAGCCCGACCAGCCCGCCAGCACGCCCGGTCAGTATACAAGCCGCTGCGCGTGTGCCTGCAGTGCTACGACGAGCTCACCCGCGAGCGCGCGCGCCCCGCGCAGCCCGACCAGCCCGCCAGCACGCCCGGTCAGTATACAAGCCGCTGCGCGTGTGCCTGCAGTGCTACGACGAGCTCACCCGCGAGCGCGCGCGCCCCGCGCAGCCCGACCAGCCCGCCAGCACGCCCGGTCAGTATACAAGCCGCTGCGCGTGTGCCTGCAGTGCTACGACGAGCTCACCCGCGAGCGCGCGCGCCCCGCGCAGCCCGACCAGCCCGCCAGCACGCCCGGTCAGTATACAAGCCGCTGCGCGTGTGCCTGCAGTGCTACGACGAGCTCACCCGCGAGCGCGCGCGCCCCGCGCAGCCCGACCAGCCCGCCAGCACGCCCGGTCAGTATACAAGCCGCTGCGCGTGTGCCTGCAGTGCTACGACGAGCTCACCCGCGAGCGCGCGCGCCCCGCGCAGCCCGACCAGCCCGCCAGCACGCCCGGTCAGTATACAAGCCGCTGCGCGTGTGCCTGCAGTGCTACGACGAGCTCACCCGCGAGCGCGCGCGCCCCGCGCAGCCCGACCAGCCCGCCAGCACGCCCGGTCAGTATACAAGCCGCTGCGCGTGTGCCTGCAGTGCTACGACGAGCTCACCCGCGAGCGCGCGCGCCCCGCGCAGCCCGACCAGCCCGCCAGCACGCCCGGTCAGTATACAAGCCGCTGCGCGTGTGCCTGCAGTGCTACGACGAGCTCACCCGCGAGCGCGCGCGCCCCGCGCAGCCCGACCAGCCCGCCAGCACGCCCGGTCAGTATACAAGCCGCTGCGCGTGTGCCTGCAGTGCTACGACGAGCTCACCCGCGAGCGCGCGCGCCCCGCGCAGCCCGACCAGCCCGCCAGCACGCCCG TGAAACCGTCGTCGGACACCGCCGGCTCGGGCGGCGACTCGTCGGCCGACGACGACagcgacgacgacgacgaccgCGCCGACGAGAAGCATGATGAG CCAAAATTCTATGGTGATGGTGATAAGACTGAAGAGACCAACAACCATTCGTCCAAGGATTCCGCCAAGTGA